The Sabethes cyaneus chromosome 3, idSabCyanKW18_F2, whole genome shotgun sequence DNA window GACCCCATAGGGGTCCCAAAGGTCTGTTGGAAAATTTCCCCTTTGTACGAAAAGAAGGTTGACTCTAAAACCAATTTAACGATAGCGAGAAAACTTTCTTTGTCGATGGCAGTGTGTTTCGTAATTTCTGGCCATCGTTCAATCAAACACTCCATAGCGTGATCGATTGGTATGCTTGTGAACAGTGATGTTACGTCTAAGGAGAAGAGAACGTCCTCCTCTGCGATCTGCACTCCTGTGACTTGCTCTGCGAACTGGAAGCTATTGTGGACGTGGAAATCGTTATGACCCACGATTTTCCCTATCACGCTCGCAAGGTATTTCGCTATGTTATATGTCACGGACCCGATGGTAGCCACAACTGGTCTGAGCGGACGATTTTGTTTATGGATTTTTGGTAACCCGTAGATGCGCGGTATGTTGTAGCTCATCATTTTGACGCTCTTGTAGGTTCGGGAATCAATATATTTTCTATCCAGCCATTGGTCAAGAAATACATTTACAGATTTGTGGATTTTAGCCGACGggtctgtttttaattttcgatAAGTTATGTTATCGCTTAGGAGTTCCAACATTTTATCGTGGTACTCTTCCGCGGTAATGATCACCGTTTTATTGCCTTTATCCGCTTTCGTTATAATGAGATTTGGGTTTTCCTTCAAAAACTTCTTGCTCTTTGCCATATCTTTCGCTATCCATTCGTGATCATGGTGTCTTGGTTGTAACATGTAGTTAATGTGGTTGGTAATTGCTGTTGTTACTTCCGTTCTAATTTCATTCGCATTTTCTTTATGTTTAACAGTTTTCTCAATTTCCGAGACCACATCAATGTACGGTACGTTGGTGCTGTGTTGGATGTTGAAATTCGGTCCAAGTAAGAGTGTTCTCTCCAGAAACTCAGGTATTGGAGTGTTGGTGGTATTTTCAATCCACCCAACTTCGTGTGTGAGCTCCGCGGCACGTCGGGTTTTCAGCGCCTCCATTTTCCGTTGTTCGGTGCGTTTCACTGTATTGTACACTATTACAGCCTTGCGTTCGACAACTTCCCTCACTCGTCTCACGTCTCCTTGTTCGTAAGTTCTTTCCATTACCGAAATGAgcgctgatttttgttttttcaacatGGCTATCGTTCGTTTTGCATCTGCTACCATAACACTTAAGATTCGTATTTTGTGTTTACGTACCACTTTTTCCAATTCACGTTGCGAGTTTTCGTTATTGAGGTCTAATTGCACTTTGTAGTTGAGACAATTGGGTACAActttacattttctacaatttAACAGAAACTTGTAGCGGTTGCTCGATTTTGCAAGTTTGATTGCCACTTTTTGGAAATTACGCATCAAATTTCTACCTTCCTCGCCATATTTAGACACAATTTCATTGGCGGTTAGCATCTTCTTTGATCAAATAAACTTTAGTTAGAACGTTAAATCACCGCAATATTATGATTTGagattgcttgattcttttcggtgaaatgataactatgtttgttttatgcgttacgcgtttcagcctactgcattctttcggccatcttcggacgcctgcggaagtgtagaattttatttactttaattttaatgtttcaCAATTACGCaatgattttacaaaaattagcgAGCTTCTTGTCAAtataaagtgaacagttatgaaACAATTTACAATACACACAAATCTAAATTAACACGAATCTTGCACTTACAAAACAGGCACGTCTAGTAATTTTAAGCGTTCAATGTCTATTCCGTGGTATCATCGGTTCTCTGTTGTGTTGATCCTCCGTGGGTTgggttgtttttcgtttgtatgcGACGGAGCTTCCAGTTCGCAGAGCAAGTCACAGGAGTGCAGATCGCAGAGGAGGACGTTCTCTTCTCCTTAGACGTAACATCACTGTTCACAAGCATACCAATCGATCACGCTATGGAGTGTTTGATTGAACGATGGCCAGAAATTACGAAACACACTGCCATCGACAAAGAAAGTTTTCTCGCTATCGTTAAATTGGTTTTAGAGTCAACCTTCTTTTCGTACAAAGGGGAAATTTTCCAACAGACCTTTGGGACCCCTATGGGGTCACCTTTATCCCCGGCAATTGCAGACCTTGTAATGGAGCGGTTAGAACAAAATCGCATAGAAACACTGAAATCGCAACAAATACACTTGAAATACTACCGCCGTTACGTAGATGATTGCTTTTGCATTGCTAACACTAACCACGTTGCTGAGATCTTACGCactttcaatgaatataatgaCAAACTACGCTTTACTATTGAAAACGAGCTGGAAAACAAACTAAAGTTCCTAGACATTATGATCATAAGAACAAACAATCATTTAGAAATGTCTTGGATGCCGAAATATGTCGACGGGAGATACTTAGACTTCTCGTCCGAATCACCCTTTTCACATAAAGCAAACACGGCGATCGCACTAATAGATCGTGCGATTAAACTGTCCGACGGGAACAACCGTCCTCAGGCAATACGCACAGCGAAAAGTATGTTGGAATCGAATAATTATCCAGGATGGTTCATCAACCGGCTTACTAAGCAACGAACCCACAAACATTATAACAGCCTGAGCACTGTCGAAAAGCATCAGATCAAATATGCATCCAGCACTTACATACCGGGACTCAGTGAAAAACTTGGCAAAATATTACGCAAGCATGACATCCAGCTTGCCTACAAACCTAAAAACAAAGTTAAACAGAACGTGTATAGTAAGCTGAAGGATCCTATCGCACCAGGGAAGCAGACAAACGTCATATACTCCATCCCGTGTGGTACCGACGACGGCAAAGTATACATCGGGCAGACAGGGAGGAAGTTGGAGGTGAGGATAGCGGAACACAAGAACGACACTAAGAAGAAGGATGCTATAACTGGACTAGCACAACACACTATCCATGATGGCCACCTCTTCAAATTTGACGACACCCGAATAGTTGCAAGAATCGACGACCAGGAGACCAGACTCACAGCAGAGGTATTTCACATTAAAGTGCTCGGTGAAGATAGAACGGTCAACCTGCAGCGTGAGTGTGGAAATTTCAACACAGCATACGACGGGTTAATACCAAAACTCCGTCgcatacaaacgaaaaacaacccAACCCACGGAGGATCAACACAACAGAGAACCGATGATACCACGGAATAGACATTGAACGCTTAAAATTACTAGACGTGCCTGTTTTGTAAGTGCAAGATTCGTGTTAATTTAGATTTGTGTGTATTGTAAATTGTttcataactgttcactttataTTGACAAGAAGCTcgctaatttttgtaaaatcattGCGTAATTGtgaaacattaaaattaaagtaaataaaattctacacttccgcaggcgtccgaagatggccgaaagaatgcagtaggctgaaacgcgtaacgcataaaacaaacatagttatcatttcaccgaaaagaatcaagcaatctcaaatcaaaacttttatataaCGTCAACACTGGTTGCCGCGacttaggggtcgcacatttgagttttatgaaaaaatggcatttttcaggagtaaattcaaaaaacatatttttagaaatgttaaagtaggtgaaatacgttacttaactattttttttgcaatcaatgagatctgatacatccataaaaaagttatagtggCAAGTCTGGAGtaatattt harbors:
- the LOC128740730 gene encoding uncharacterized protein LOC128740730, with product MLTANEIVSKYGEEGRNLMRNFQKVAIKLAKSSNRYKFLLNCRKCKVVPNCLNYKVQLDLNNENSQRELEKVVRKHKIRILSVMVADAKRTIAMLKKQKSALISVMERTYEQGDVRRVREVVERKAVIVYNTVKRTEQRKMEALKTRRAAELTHEVGWIENTTNTPIPEFLERTLLLGPNFNIQHSTNVPYIDVVSEIEKTVKHKENANEIRTEVTTAITNHINYMLQPRHHDHEWIAKDMAKSKKFLKENPNLIITKADKGNKTVIITAEEYHDKMLELLSDNITYRKLKTDPSAKIHKSVNVFLDQWLDRKYIDSRTYKSVKMMSYNIPRIYGLPKIHKQNRPLRPVVATIGSVTYNIAKYLASVIGKIVGHNDFHVHNSFQFAEQVTGVQIAEEDVLFSLDVTSLFTSIPIDHAMECLIERWPEITKHTAIDKESFLAIVKLVLESTFFSYKGEIFQQTFGTPMGSPLSPAIADLVMERLEQNRIETLKSQQIHLKYYRRYVDDCFCIANTNHVAEILRTFNEYNDKLRFTIENELENKLKFLDIMIIRTNNHLEMSWMPKYVDGRYLDFSSESPFSHKANTAIALIDRAIKLSDGNNRPQAIRTAKSMLESNNYPGWFINRLTKQRTHKHYNSLSTVEKHQIKYASSTYIPGLSEKLGKILRKHDIQLAYKPKNKVKQNVYSKLKDPIAPGKQTNVIYSIPCGTDDGKVYIGQTGRKLEVRIAEHKNDTKKKDAITGLAQHTIHDGHLFKFDDTRIVARIDDQETRLTAEVFHIKVLGEDRTVNLQRPTQQRKKHRRPAARHLSRGGKRQKQQQQKYQQQRSCDFLYQLMCFFILFILPSQLGFINHLSSDSSSGLRLFASAGSIVGVPMVRSNT